The stretch of DNA GAGCGGCTTTTCTCTactctttttccctttgtcaTCTTtctgggagagaaaggaagtgtTTGTCTAATTAATATGAATTAATATTTACTTCCTTGTCTGGAGTAAGGAGCCAAGCGTGTTCTGTGTTTGCCATTAGCGTGAGACAGACATTTTTCCCTGCTGGACATCAGACTCATTTCACATGGGCCATCCACTCAGTTGCCAAACAGCAGTGGTTTGTTGACAACTGactggggatgctgcagctcagggaggagagagaagtgGCTCTGCTTTCTATTCTCAACTGTTTTGGTTATCCAGTCTCTCCTTTATTGTTGGGCTTTTCTAAATTTAGCAGAACAAAATGGACTACTCCCAGGGAGCACCTCAGGAATCCTTGGCTGTCCCCTTGCAAAGACAGAAGGAGCCATGCAAGGCACTTTGTTCTCAAGgctttcatttgtattttctctgaagGAACTTTCTTTGTTGGCAGCTAAACTGCCATAAGCGTGGAACCAGTCCCAGCCAGCGACaggctttttctctctttcttgcaCATCCAGGGTGTTTGACAGCAGGGAGGGCAACACCTCAGCAGCAGTGAAATGGGAAAATAACTTTCAGAAAACACTGTGATCTGTCAAGCCATATGGTTGTTTCAGGTGGCATTGAAGCCCAGATACACTTAACTTGGCACACATTAGAAGAGGGAGGCTCTCACTGTTAGTTGAAGGGAGGGGATGGCTGCACTGAGCAAAGCTGCTCTTCTGGTTCTCATGTGGATCTTTTACAGTCCTCTAAGCATCTTACAAACAAGAAGAATTAAGGCCAAATAtcatcttttattaaaaaaaaaaaaaatccctagtCATTTAACGATTTAAAAATGACTCCCTATGAAATCTGTATACAGGCTCGTGATTAAAGTTTTTTTGAAAGCATAAACTATCAGCATAACAGCTAAGCTTCAGAACGCTTTTTCACTTCCTAAGAATATACAATGGAAAAAGTGAACAAGGAAAACCAAACGAATCCCAAACGGCGTAAGTACAAAACAGGTTCACGCAGATAATTTTTTGGCTATTGGTTACAATAGGATAAGTACCCTTATTCTCAAGCTAATTTGAGCTTTGAATGTTAAGCCTGAGCCAAGCACCGGGGCTGATCCTGATGAGGTTGGGCTGGGACTTCCTGGGGACCTTCTGGAGCCTTAAAGTGATGTTATGAATGTTAAGAGCAGTCTTTACTCTGAGATGATATAAGGCAGCAACATTTCATACACTGCTGAAACTGTTTTGTTTCAAGACAGTGAATCCCATTGCAATAAGGCAGATATTTAGATACAAACAGGGGAACAGAAAAAGTTAAGCAgaaatatctgttttctagGTGCTACTGATCTTGTCATGGTGTATTTACCAGCAATTTGCACTCTCCTGCAGTCAGAATACATCAATGTGGCACTACCCTGATTTATCTGAGGACAGTagtgtttctgcttttaaaatgccaGAATCACCTGGAATTTATGAGCTCAGCTGCTCCTATTACCCACTTTGAGGAGTAGCTTCTAATCTGAGGACCATGCACGACTGGTGTTCTGTGACTTAATTTTAGGGGGCACGCAAAAGGCAACTaataaaaacaagtttataCATGTTTTGGAGCAGCTGGCATACATTAAGTTTCTAAAGGTCCCTGCAGCCCTTAACTTTTAAGGGTCCAAGTTGAAAATTATTGTGTAAGACTGTGTATACTGCTGATGTAATTGCCCTATTAAAACAGGAGGTAATTTCTGGTAATGTTGTAGTGCAGAAGGACCAGTAGCTATGGAACagaatttagggaaaaaaaaggccagtACTTGAATGGAAGTCAAAATTGAAGTAGATGAAATTTATTTCCACAaatttttcctagaaaaaaaataagtgccATTTCTTCATCAAATTGTGTACAATGTATACATATGTTTAATTATCCAATATTTcaaattctgttgtttttcctgtatGAATTACAATCCTTACCTTAATCCTTCTGGATGGACTAATATTTTGAGACATTGCTCATCTGCAGCCTCACAGATGAGCCCAACGGATTTTCTCAGGATAACTCTGAGTCCATAAACAACGTTTTTCAGTATGACTTTAATTGCTGATGCAAGGATATACAAAGTAAACATAAATCTATGTTGCTGAGACTCCAGGTTTTAAAATCTGATATTGTATGGTTATTAGAAACAGCAAAATTTGAATgccataaaatatttaatatgtacAGTTCTTTCCTTCTTAGAAGGTTGTTTCTTATATGGCctaaaaatgcttttctccCCAAAAAACATACTTTGTTGCTTGTTGCAGTTGTGCATATATCCTACTCAGAATGATTGAATCATATATATAACAAAACAGTGAGAGGGTAGTTAAAGTTCTTGGAAATTACTAGGTTAATTCCATTAAGGGAATGGGGTTCTATGAGAACCATTACACTTGCTTCATGGATCGCTACAAGTAGATTTCACAACCAGTCTATGTGCCAAAATTAAGATGGAATGAATCAAAAAGAGTGTAGCATCCAGTTAAATATACTGAAGAAATAGCAGTATATACAAAAGATACGCACTGCTTACCCGACACATACTTTAAGGTGCTTAATGATGTTTTAGGGAATGTAgcaacatatacatatacagagTGTATACATGTCTAAATGTATATTAGAAACACAATATAGAGCCAGATATATTCCCAGCTCAGTGATTTCTTTAGATTTTCTAACTCGTAAGaccatatttaaaacatttcatataaaatatcttcaaaaaataaatgataacatttacataaaaatagttccagtttgcttttctgtttcactgtTCATGGGTcatgttctgctttgtttcatAAGGATGCCATCTGGACTAGTGAGAGTTTAAACAACTGTGCCTGATGAGACAGCTCTGTTACTCGGTCCACCATCTCCTGCAGCGCAGCGGTGTTAGGGTAATGCAAGGCAGCCATCTTTGTAGCCATCACGATGCTCTTCAGCAGTTCACACAACTGGTCGCTGGAGTTCCTCACTCTGTTGCGTATGTCCTGAGCCGTCACTTGCCGTGTGAGCGTGTCTCCAATAAACACAAGTTTGTGAGCACTCAAAATGACGAGTTTGCTGTGGGCAACAAAGATTCGGGGGGGCTGAGAACTGTTGACGCAACTGAAAAAGGCATCGATGGTGTTTAGGAGGTAATTGAAATGAGTCTCATATTGGTCAGAGTAGAATAAAAGCGGCTTTCTGTCATGAGAGGCAGCAGTGCTGTTTGCAATCTGGAGAGCTTGAGGTGGCTTCCATTTCGAAATGTCGTTCTCTACAGGCTTTGTGATCTCTTGCTCCAGCTGTTGAAACTGATTGAtctgaaagacaaataaaaagttTCTCTTCAAATAATGTTCCTATAAAGAGGTTAAGTATTACAATTATACCTTATGCCTCAGAACAGTAAAACAGGTATCCTAGATTAGTGTCACACTGAATAAAAACTAGTGTACATGTTCTTAACAATATCTTACGTTGGAGAGTGAGGGTAGAGAATGAGGGAGAGCTTTTGTTAACATAAAGCCAAACAgagttcagaagaaaaaaaaatgttaaaaacattCCATTTGCATTCAGAAGCCTACTGAATTTGCAGGCTGTTTCTCATTTAGAATATGCTGAAATCGTAAATGAGGGATGGATCCAACTGGCAATGACAGTTATGCAATCTTTAAAAACCTGCCATTTCTGTGGGGTTTTGAGATGACAAACCTTCAATTCTTGGCTCCTaattgcttttaaagaaaacaaaaagaaatgggaaaataaagacAGGCACTTCAGTTTAAGTGCTGATGAAGCAAAAGTTTAATATGCTCAGCATGAAATGCAGAACATGAGGTGTCTTACTGTTGTCCTCCCCACCAAAAGTGGGGGAAACAGGAATGTTCTGagctcttttgtttctttaatgtaAAATTTGCTGCCATATCACGTGGCAGTAATCTACTGAAGGATTAATGGCGCAATGACAGTCATCAGTTTTATATTGCccgtttgtttttctttagctttaAAGTGATGTTAAGCAGTATTAATGGTATTGTTGTTCACTGAATGTATGTGCAGGCAGCATGTGTATTCAGTGTGGTTCAGTGACTAAGACACTGGATTATGGGTCATGAAAATTGAGTTCTCAGGTTGGCTTTGTGACTGACCCACTATATGACGCTACAGAAGTCTGCTTCTCTTTTGGAGGAGAACTTTTGGAGATAGGGACTGCTTTCTATTACATGTACACAGTGAGCCTGCCACAGTGGTGTGCTGTAATAAAAAAGATAACTGATCTCTTAAACTGAGATAGTTGGAAATTGTTTTCAAGGGAAAGGCTTATTTGTGTCACAAGAGATGTCATTCCAAACACCAAGAGCTGTGGCTTTACTTCCACACAGTTACTGAGTGGCAGCAAGGAAACAAAGTGGGCAGAGATGCTGACTTTCAGAACAGCTAATCTGCAGTAAATACTTGAGCTTTCTTTGGCATAAGCAACGGCTGACATGCCAAGGGCAAGGAAAGTGCTGCAATCCTGATGCTCACCATTTCTCATTTGGATCATGACAGTATGTGTCTTTGTCCTTTGCATTCCTAAATCTGTTCATGGTGGAGCTTGACTGGCACAAATCTGGCTTGGAAAGAAGCTAACCTGGGTTCACTGTCTAGCCAAGACACAGTCCCAGCTATCTGGGACTTCCTAGCTGTGTGTTCTGGCACTCAGGCATGTCTCACTGCCAAGGTGCTAGCAGTTGCACAGTGCTAAGGCAAGGGCCTCTCCTGTTATATTTGACCAGTACTCCATATATGCAAGAATACTACATTTCAGTGTGATTATTGCGCCTCAGCAAACGTACCTGATGGTGTTCTAGCTCCATTTTGCTCTGCTtgatgatattttctttttccagcagctccttctgtTGCCTCtcaaactcttctttcccctgTTTTGCATAATGTAAGAAGACACTGTGTTAAATCAAAACTGTTCCTGAGCTAAATGACAACTTATAGGCCAAATAGCAGGCTTCTTTGTATTGACTTTATCAGTGACAGTAGATCCCTGagagcagggagaagaaaaggataGCATAGCTGAAGTAAAAGGCTATTGCTGTTGCCTGTGTGACAGTCTTATTTGAGAGCTAGTAATCACCCTGGTGAAATTACTCCTGAACATGTCTTAGTGTGACAATCTACTTACTATTTTTCTGCATACAGCTTTTGCAAAAAGAAGCACCAACAACTTTTACCTAGTCTTGCACAGAACAAGGTGTTGGGTTTACCTACCTGAAGATGAACATAATCGTAGTCATCCATCCAGCTCTTTTCTAAGCTCTCGCTGGTGGTATTGTGAGGGTGCTGACCTTTACTCAGGAGCGGAGGGAGGGAACCACAGCgattctgtgttttttctccaTGATGTAGCATATGAGGATTGTTATATACGTAGTCAGGAGCGTTCATATTCTCTGGTATGTTCCTGAAATGGGAGCTGCTCAACACCTGTTtgaagagcacctcagcattgacGCTGATGGTGGTGGTCAGCTGCTTGGCATCGTCCGGGACTGTCTTTGCCACCATAACAAACCGGTCTAGGTCGTCACACTTGTTCTGCAGTCTGTTGACAGCTAGAACATTCAAAGACCAGTTGTAGCTGTTCAAGTCATGGCTGGTTTGGGTAAGGATCTGGTGAGAGTCCTCCAGCCTTTGCACCTCCCTCTTCATTTTGTTGTAGAGGCTGAACTCAGACAGACAGGAAGCATTGGCTGCCGACCCTTTTGCAAACTGAAGGTATTCCAGCAGTGACTGCTCTACCTTATCCACAGCAGCATGAATTTCATTAATGTGTTTCTCCATATGTCCGTAAGACCGCCAGTCTGCTGTAGTGAAGGCCATGAGGTTATTGACAGCTGTCTCCACCATCTGCTGAAGGTGATAAAGTCTCTCTATAGCAGTGTCTGGATCAAGGATTAGTCTTTTGTCCTGTGCAGTTGATGCTGACAAAGAAGAGTCTTTTGACACTGTTGAAGATGTGGACATGTTACTCCTTGTGCTTCCTGTGCTGGAGAAAGACAACCTATTTATCCCATCAGTCACATCCTGTAAGCCTTTAGTGTCTTGGAAAATTGGTGGTGGCACATCATATAcaccttctcttccttctgAGACCAGACTTTCAATGAGTCCTGTCTGTTGTCCTGGGAATGCAATTCCCCTTGGGGTATCATAAACATCTTTCTGAGGTGCAATTTGCTGTCCAAGAAAATGGTTTTGATGGTTCACAGGGATGTCATAAACATTCTGTTTGTGTGTTACTCCATCAGTCAGTAAAAGGCCCTCGGAAGAAAATTTCTTGTTAAGttctttcccagctgctttGGTGATAGGAGGAGGAATATCATACACTCCTTCTGGTCTTGCACTGTGCCCCATTGGAGATGAAAAATCCTGCAAATTTTCCCTCAGGCCTGTATCATCTCGGCATGCAGATGGAGGTATAGCATAGAtctgaaacagaaagcaaaccATGAGACCTTTGGCTAGAATAGCAAAATAATTTACATCTTCCATATGGCAAATTGAATGTTTGGATGGAAGATCTGCTATTGAATTCCGTGGAGTCAGACATTCTGAGTTTGATGGAGCATCAGTTTTAATATCTCACTTTTTAATCTTTGTCTTGATGCAAATTCTCATGGGCAGCAAAATCCAAGAAGGCCGCATGCTGCCACAACGAAAATCTAGGTCTAATGACCAGTTCACACTCCATAACGTTAAGTTTTGATACAGTGCTTCACGTCATCAGTTTTAACAAAAACCTTAAAAGCTTAAGGAAACCTTTAAAGTACTGAatctcattttccttcagaatcATACGTGAACTCATTTAAACATGATCTTGTGGAAACTCTAGCACTTACCCCTTTGGCAGGTGGTATATCATAGACTCCTAAAGCTTTCGCTTCTCCCATGGGACCTGAATGTGCAGTCCCCTTAGCCAATGTGGGGGGAATATCATATACctaaagaaagaataaattgGTTATAGAAGTAAGTTACTTCACAAAAACTCAGGTCAAGTTTTCTTGGTTTCCATGTTTCCTCTCAGACTGAAGATGACCAGAGCTGTGCACCTCTGTTTCATGTGGGACAGCTACTTGGATTTGGCTGGTATTTTGGACAGTTAGGAGGAATTATGCTCTGCTAGGACCCCTTTGGGGAAATGTGTGGATAACAGACTGGAGTGATGAAGTCATGGCTAACTTCCATCCCAAAGGTTAAATCAAGGCCAGTCTATTACAGATGTCTGTTGGGGTGAACAGGGGAGCACTACATTCATGTGACTAGAACTGATGACACCCTCACCAACAGAGattagagggatggagaaataAGCTTGTGCAAGAACATGCTACTAAACCCTCTGAGATTAAGGCTGCTCCTCAGTATCATGTATCTGCTTTATCAGGTGTAGTGTGGGCTGTCTTACTAGCAGGGAGTAAAACTGTCTGCTGTTTCAAGCAATCCATTTGGTGTTATGTCCTATGGTACAGTGGGTTCTGCGTGTGCTCTAAAGCTAATGTTTGAATGTCTCTTACCCCAGATTTCCCAACAGTTCCATCCACTCAGTGTTAGTCTGTTACGTACTATTGACTGTC from Anas platyrhynchos isolate ZD024472 breed Pekin duck chromosome 2, IASCAAS_PekinDuck_T2T, whole genome shotgun sequence encodes:
- the NEDD9 gene encoding enhancer of filamentation 1 isoform X2; the protein is MNLMARALYDNVPECAEELAFRKGDILTVIEQNTEGLEGWWLCSLHGRQGIVPGNRVKLLIGPVVQDGPSGQDTSSSGLTHQSFNQQKIYQVPSSHASAQDPVYQVPPSHLNQGIYQIPTGHGLVEHDIYQVPPSMQRCLDGPPLINKVITPVRSGQGYVYEFPSKYQKDTYDIPPVRPLQGVYDIPPTLAKGTAHSGPMGEAKALGVYDIPPAKGIYAIPPSACRDDTGLRENLQDFSSPMGHSARPEGVYDIPPPITKAAGKELNKKFSSEGLLLTDGVTHKQNVYDIPVNHQNHFLGQQIAPQKDVYDTPRGIAFPGQQTGLIESLVSEGREGVYDVPPPIFQDTKGLQDVTDGINRLSFSSTGSTRSNMSTSSTVSKDSSLSASTAQDKRLILDPDTAIERLYHLQQMVETAVNNLMAFTTADWRSYGHMEKHINEIHAAVDKVEQSLLEYLQFAKGSAANASCLSEFSLYNKMKREVQRLEDSHQILTQTSHDLNSYNWSLNVLAVNRLQNKCDDLDRFVMVAKTVPDDAKQLTTTISVNAEVLFKQVLSSSHFRNIPENMNAPDYVYNNPHMLHHGEKTQNRCGSLPPLLSKGQHPHNTTSESLEKSWMDDYDYVHLQGKEEFERQQKELLEKENIIKQSKMELEHHQINQFQQLEQEITKPVENDISKWKPPQALQIANSTAASHDRKPLLFYSDQYETHFNYLLNTIDAFFSCVNSSQPPRIFVAHSKLVILSAHKLVFIGDTLTRQVTAQDIRNRVRNSSDQLCELLKSIVMATKMAALHYPNTAALQEMVDRVTELSHQAQLFKLSLVQMASL
- the NEDD9 gene encoding enhancer of filamentation 1 isoform X1, which produces MKYKNLMARALYDNVPECAEELAFRKGDILTVIEQNTEGLEGWWLCSLHGRQGIVPGNRVKLLIGPVVQDGPSGQDTSSSGLTHQSFNQQKIYQVPSSHASAQDPVYQVPPSHLNQGIYQIPTGHGLVEHDIYQVPPSMQRCLDGPPLINKVITPVRSGQGYVYEFPSKYQKDTYDIPPVRPLQGVYDIPPTLAKGTAHSGPMGEAKALGVYDIPPAKGIYAIPPSACRDDTGLRENLQDFSSPMGHSARPEGVYDIPPPITKAAGKELNKKFSSEGLLLTDGVTHKQNVYDIPVNHQNHFLGQQIAPQKDVYDTPRGIAFPGQQTGLIESLVSEGREGVYDVPPPIFQDTKGLQDVTDGINRLSFSSTGSTRSNMSTSSTVSKDSSLSASTAQDKRLILDPDTAIERLYHLQQMVETAVNNLMAFTTADWRSYGHMEKHINEIHAAVDKVEQSLLEYLQFAKGSAANASCLSEFSLYNKMKREVQRLEDSHQILTQTSHDLNSYNWSLNVLAVNRLQNKCDDLDRFVMVAKTVPDDAKQLTTTISVNAEVLFKQVLSSSHFRNIPENMNAPDYVYNNPHMLHHGEKTQNRCGSLPPLLSKGQHPHNTTSESLEKSWMDDYDYVHLQGKEEFERQQKELLEKENIIKQSKMELEHHQINQFQQLEQEITKPVENDISKWKPPQALQIANSTAASHDRKPLLFYSDQYETHFNYLLNTIDAFFSCVNSSQPPRIFVAHSKLVILSAHKLVFIGDTLTRQVTAQDIRNRVRNSSDQLCELLKSIVMATKMAALHYPNTAALQEMVDRVTELSHQAQLFKLSLVQMASL